TCATAAGATGCATTTACTTTTTCTTGCGATATATTTTGATGTCTATTTACATATTGGTGAACTAACAATCTTCTTTCAACAGCTTTTGTTGGTCTGCCCGCTGATTTTCTTTTTGGTTCATCGGAATCATCAATAAAAACAGTATCCCAAAGATCAAATGTAATTCCTTTGATCATAAATTAATTTCCTCAATTAAAGTAAGTTTTTTATAATTTTTGTAACATCTCCAGTTAAAACCGGTTTTGGATTTAAAGGTTTACACGGATCTCCCATTGCATATTCCTCCAATCCGAAAATATCTTCTTCTTTTACACCAATATTTTTAAGGTCAATTGGCATTCCAACTTTTAATAACCATTGTTCTATAGCATAGATTACAGAATCTGCATTATTATCAACCCCTAAAAATGAACCAAGAGAAGCCAATTTTGTATTAACTTTTTCATCAGTTGCATTAAACTTCATTACTTCCACAAGTACTGCTGCATTTGCTAAACCATGATGTGTATCATAAAACACACTTAATGCATGAGCAATTGAATGATTAATTCCGAGACCTTTTTGAAAAGCAGTTGCGCCCATTGCAGAAGCAAGTAGCATTTCACCTCTCGCAGCAGCATTGTTCCCATCTTCAACAGCAATTGGTAAAAATTTAAAACATTTGTAAATCCCTTCTTTTGCAATTGCATCAGCTATTGGATGAAAAACATCCATTATATATGCTTCTAGATTATGAACAAATGCATCAACACCAGTAGCAGCAGTAAGTTTTTTAGGTAATAATAATGTGACTTCAGGATCAAGCACAGCAATGTCCGGCATCATTTTAGGTGCGAAAATAATTGTTTTTTTATTTGTCGATTTTACAGTTATTACGCTGCTTCTTCCAACCTCACTTCCAGTTCCCGCAGTTGTAGGTATTGCAAAAAATGGTGGCATTTCATTTACAATAAATTTATCTCCACCTTTTGAATCATCTAATTTTTCAAGAGGTTCATCATGTGTAGCAGAAACTTTAATTGTTTTCCCAACATCTATTGGGGAACCTCCACCAAGTGCAACAATGAAATCGCAATTGTTTTGTTTATATATTTTTGTGGCATCAATTACATTTTGTTCGGTTGGATTTGAAACAACATCACTGTAACTAAAAATGTCAATACTTTGTGCAGAAAAATATGATCTAAGTTTTTCTGCTAAACCAATCTTTTCAATTCCTTGATCTGTAACTAATAAGCCTTTCATTAAACCTTTACTTTTTATGATTTTAGGCAAATCAGCAATAGCACCGGGACCATATTCAATTCTGGTTGGGTAATTATAAGTATGTCTTAAAAGTGGCATAATATAGCTCCAAATAAAATTTTATTTAATGTTTGATTTTTAAATGATAAGATTTTGGTCTTGTTAATTGTTCATAACCAACTTTTGAAAGTGAACAACCTCTTCCGGAATCTTTTACTCCAACCCAGCTTAAATACGGGTCAAGATAATCGCAGCGATTCATAAACCAAGTTCCAGTATTAACTTGATTGCCAATTTTAATAGCAGCATCTTGGTTTTCTGTCCAAATAGATGCTGTTAAACCATATGGACTATCGTTCATTAATTTTAAAGCTTCATCATCGTTTTTAACTTTCATAATTCCTACAACCGGACCAAAAGTTTCATCATACATTACATTCATATTATGATTAACATTTAATAATACTTGCGGGGCAAGATAATTTGTATCTGCTTTTGCATTTGGGAACAACGATTCATCAATCATTGCACGAGCTCCTGCATCGATTGCTTGTTTTATATGTTGTTTAGTTAATTCAGCTCCACTTCTTTTTGCAACAGGTCCCAAAGTAGTTTCAGGATCAAGAGGATTGCCTAATTTATAAGTTTTAGTTAAATCAATAAATCCTTCAATAAATTTATCGTAAACAGATTCATGTACGTAAATTCTTTCAATTCCACAGCAAGATTGACCGGAATTAAAGAATGAACCATCCACTAAATTTTCAACAGCAAAATTTAAATCGACATCTGGCATTACATAAGCTGGATCTTTGCCGCCTAATTCTAATCCCACACCAATAAACCTATTTGCCGCAACTTTTTGAATATCATAACCACCCTTTACAGAGCCGGTAAATGCAACAAAATTGATTCTTGGGTCCATTATAACATTTGAAGTATCTTCATGAGTTAAATGTAAATATTGAAATAAACCTTCGGGTAAACCGCTTTTTCTGAATGCATCGTAAAACCTTTCTGCAACAAGTGGAGTTTGTGCTGAATGTCTAAGTATTACAGCATTCCCAGCTAATAAAGCTGGAACAATACTATTAATTGCAATTAAATATGGATAATTCCATGCCGGAACAACAAATACAATTCCCAAAGGTTCTCGTTTTATATATCTGTTAAATCCTTCTTTTTCAGCAATAAAAATATCTTCTAAAGAAGATTCTGCTAAATCCAACATTCCTAAAGTTCGTTCAATAGTTCCTCTAACTTCTCCCGGTGCGTATTTTATTGGTCGCCCCATTTGCCAAGTTAATTCTTCACAAATTCTTTTTTCATTACTTTTAAATTCATCAACAAATTTTGAAATGTAACTTTTTCTTATTTGTAAGGAAGTTCTTTTCCATTCTTGCTGCGCTGTTGCAGCTAAGATTAATGAATTTTCAATTTCATTTGAGTTATGTAATCTGCCTTCATAATAGACTTTTAAATCAATAGGTGAAATAACTTTAAATGTTGATTCCATTACTAAATTCCTTATTTAACATTTTATATAAAATCAATTCCAATTTATCCTTTTAATATTCATTACAATTTGTACAATTTCAATTTTTCTTTTTGCTCGCAAGTTTATTTTTAATTTCAATTAAGACCAACTCCAAAAGAGCTAATTGTGATATTCTTGACTGACATGAAAAGCTTCCTAAAAGATTATCCGGAACACTTGTGTAAAGAATATAATTTGCATAATTAGTAAGTGGAGAAGAAAGAAAATTTGTAAGTGCAATTGTTACTGTTCCATATTCGTGTGCAGCTTTTAATGCAGAAACAATTTCATCAGTTTCTCCGGAATGAGAAATTGCAAATACCAAATCATTACTATTTAAAGTTGGAATAATGCTTTGAATAATCGAACGGTCACTTAAAAAATTACTATAAATTCCTAAAACACTTAAAGAATCGTTGAAAATATATCCCACGCCTGCGGCTCCACCAATTCCAACAATCACCATTCGTTTTGATTTTATTATTTGATCAGCAATTTGTTTTAGAGAATTTATTTCAAGATTGTCTATTGTAAAATCGATTTGTTGCTTTAAATTGAATGAAAAAGTCTGTGTAATATTCTGCGATTTTGAGCTATTATCAATTTCTTTAATAAAACTCTTTCCACTTCTAAGTAATTCCGGAACTAAAGCAGTTTTAAATTCATTAAATGTTTGATAACCAAGTGATCTGCAAAATCTAATTACAGTAGCATCACTTGTTTTACAACGTGAGGCGATACCTTGAGTTGTTAAAAGAACAACCTCATCAATATGTTTTTGCACAAACTCAGCAACAGTTTTTTCACTTTTGCTCAAATTATTAAAACGCTTATTAATCAAGTTTAATGGGCTGTTCATAATGAGTTATAGATAGTTAAAAAATTGTTGAAACACTATTTTATAATTTATTCAAAAAACTTAGGTGGAAATATTATAATGTAAATTGTAGCATATGCAACAAGAAATAGTTGATTATGTTATAATGGCTACAAAGGTAATTATAAAATATTTTAATGTCAAATTTCCAAATCGTGATAAGTTTTTAAAATGAATTTCTTTACAAACATAAAAATCTAATTTGATAAAAATCAACCATCACCAAGTCATAATCCAATATTTAATGAAAAGTTAACAATAACTTAATTTCTTCTTAATATACACACAGAATTGCATTAAAGATTTTCAATCATATCATAAAAATTGTGTCACCTAACAAAAATCTATTTAGCAATTATTTATAATATCTTTTGGCAAATCCCAAAATAAACCTCTTTGTATTCTCATATGATTTCATTTTCGTAATAATTTATTCAAAATTATTTATTGACAATATTAAAAAATATAACTATGTTGAAGTTAAAACAAGTTTTAAAAGATATTGTAGTAAAAACAACATATAAAATCTCACTACGGAATTCAAAAAGTATATGAAGCAATTTTTCAAAATAAATCATCTATTTTTAACTGCTTTTTTTGTTAGCAGCTCAATATTTTCACAAAATGTAATGCAAAATGATATTGTTTCAAATTTGGTTGGTTTATGGGAATTTAATAATTCTTCCAATTTAACTGAAGCAACTATTGGTAATAATTTGGTTCTTAAAGGAAACTGCGTTGCTGTGGATGGGCCGACAGATTCTTCCGGTGCAGTTAGAATTGGTATTGGCAGTTATTTCACTTCAACTCATGGAATCTTACCCAATGGTGGTGGAAACTTAGTTAATGATTATACAATTGTCATGGATGTTAAAATTCCGATGACGGGAAAATGGTATGCGTTATATCAAACAGATATTTCAAATTTAAATGATGGTGATTGGTTTATAAATCCAAGTGGAAATATTGGAATTGGAGAAATTGGTTATACTCCCAAAGCAATTTTACCAAATGAATGGTACCGAATTGCAGTAAGTGTTTCAAATGGAAATCATTGTACTTATTATATTGATGGAAAAAAATCATTAAATGGTAATATTGGTACTTTGGACGGAAGATTTTCACTAAGTTCAAAAGTTTTATTTTTTGCAGATGAAAATGCTGAAGATAATATTTTTGATATTGCTGAAATTCAATTATATTCTACTGATTTATCTGAAAATGAAGTCAGTGAACTTGGTGGATACCAGCATAATATTACTAATTCTTCGATTAAAACTTTTCCATATTTGCAATCACCAACTCTAAATTCAATTTATATTTGTTGGTCTTTTCCGGGGAATAATGCTTTAGTTGAGTATGGACTAACTTCAAGTTTAGGAAATTCCGTGATTCCGGAGAAAATTCCGATTTCCGATGAAAACATATTCTTTAATTGGTATTCGGCAAAACTTGAAAATTTAATTCCAAGTACAATATACTATTACAAAGTAAAAACGGATAGCGCAGAATCGGAAATTTACAAATTTAAAACTCAACCAGATTTTAATGATTCTACTTCTAGAATTCGTTTGGCATTATACAGTGATAACCAAACTAATTTTGCAAAGTTCACAGAAATAAATGATTCGTTGAAAAGTAAAATAAATTCATTGTATGGCCAAAATATTGAAGAAAATTTAAATCTTGTTTTTGATTCGGGAGATATTGTTGGAAATGGATGGTCTTTGCAGCAATATTTACAAGAATATTTAAATCCGCATCATAAAATATCAACATCTGTTCCATATATGGTAAGTATAGGAAATCATGAAGAAGATTCTCCGTACTTTTATGATATTATGAAATATGAAGATTTTGGGGGACCTCAAGGAGAAAAATATTATTCATTTAGAATTGGAAAGGTTTTAATTGTTGCACTCAATAGCAATACTGGTTATAGAAATGATACACAGATAAATTGGCTAAATACTGTGTTATCAAATGCTCAAATCGATAATTCAATTGATTGGATTTTTGCATTTAATCATCATCCCGGACAAAGTGAAATTTGGCCAGATGGAAATACTGCTTATGTTCAAGATAAAATAATTCCTACTCTAAGTAAATATTCAAAAGTTGATTTGCTTACTTACGGACATTCCCACAATTATGAACGTGGTGCAGTTTCTGATTGTAATTTACGCTTAATGTGTATTGGCGGCGCTGGAGGTGCTTTAGATAGGTGGGGAATGTATAATAATCAACAAGATTATTTAGAAATTCAAAAAGCTTTTGACCATCACTGTTATGCAATTCTTGATATTGATGTAGCAAATAAATCTTATGAAATCACAACATACAGCATTGGAAATCCGGATAATCCACTTGACAATGTTGTAATAGATAAATTTTCTAGAAATAAGTTTGATGAAACACCACCTCAAGAACCAATAATTATTTCACCATCTGAAGATGATATTATTTCAAATACGTTTTTGCTTACCTCATCTGAATATTATGGTACTTATGAAATAATGAGTTCACAGTTTCAGATTACAAACAACAAAGGGAATTATGATTCACCAATACTTGATGTAATGAGAAATTATGAAAATATTTATGGCGAACCAAAAGCTCCAAATTATTTGCCAAATGATCTAAATGAAAATATTGATTTAACAAGTTTGGAAGTTTCTGATCTAAATTATAAAGGTGATATTTGGGTTAGAGTAAGATATAGGGATAAGAATTTACAATGGTCTTCTTGGTCTCAAGAACATGATTTAGTTGTTGATAAAGTAAATGAAGTTAAGAAGAATGAATTAGTAAAAATTGATCAATACCAATTGTATAATAATTTCCCTAATCCATTTAATCCTACCACAAAAATTCAATTCGATATTAAAGAAACGGGAATTGTTCAGTTAAATATCTATAATAATTTAGGCGAATTTATAAAAGAAATATATAAAGGGAATTTATCTCCTGGACGATATAGCTATAATTTTGATGCAACGGAATTATCGAGTGGAATATACTATTACAGATTGATTACGAATAAATTTTCTGATATCAAAAAAATGATGGTCTTAAAATAATTGTTTTAATCAGAAATTTGTTTAATTAAATAATGAGAAAGAATTAACTAAAAGCCTTGCTAAATCAATAACTAAATTAAGGAGCATTCTTTATGAAGACAAAGTTATTATTACTTTTTTTATTAACAACAATTAGTATTACACTTGCCCAAACACCAGTGGCACAATGGTCATTTGATGATCCGAGCAATTTAACAAAAGCAGATTTTGGAGATGACTTAATTCTTGTTGGTGTTGATTCTGCTGTTGTTGGTGCTGAAGATGGAGATGGTGCAGTTTCAATCGGTATCGGAAGTCATTACATTGCCAATCCATATATGTTGCCAAGCGGCGCTGATACAGCAAAAAGAGTTAACATTTATTCTATGGTAATTGATTTTAGAGTTTTAGATTTAGAAAGATGGCATTGTTTTGGTCAAACAGATCCCACAAATGAAAGTGATGGTGAGTGGTTCATAAATCCTGGTGATGGAAATGTAGGTGTTGGTTCTTCTGGTTATACAAGAAATTCTATCACACCTGGAGAATGGTATAGACTTGCAATTGTTGTTAACACAACAGATACAAATGATAATAGTGGAGTAAAATATTATTTTGATGGAGTTGCTCAATCAATTTCAAGTACCGGACATGTACAATCAATTGATAATAGATTTTCAATTGGCGGAGCAGATGAGCCAATTCAATTAATACTTTTTGGAGATAATGACGAAGAAGATGATGTAATTGAAGTTTCAAAAGTTTCAATTTATGAACAAGCATTAACACCTGCTGAAGTTGCAGCTTTAGGAGGATATAAACATCAAGAAGTTGAAGTACTTACACCCGTTGGCCTATGGGATTTTGATAATCCTGAAGATTTAACAGTTGCAACAATAGGTTCACCATTAGAATTAGTAGGAACTGCAGATGTTGTTGTAGGACCAAGTGAAGGAAATGGTGCTGTTTCTATTGGCGTGGGAAGTTATTTTAAAGCATTAACTTCAATTGCACCAAACGGTGGTGGAACCAAAGTAAATAATTATGCAATCAGTATTGATTTTAGAGTTAATGAGTGGAGCGATTGGATAAGTCTAATGCAAATAAATCCATTAAATGATGATGACGGTGACTTATTTTTAACTTCTCCGGATTATGATATTGGTGTTGGTCAAC
The nucleotide sequence above comes from Ignavibacteriota bacterium. Encoded proteins:
- a CDS encoding iron-containing alcohol dehydrogenase, producing MPLLRHTYNYPTRIEYGPGAIADLPKIIKSKGLMKGLLVTDQGIEKIGLAEKLRSYFSAQSIDIFSYSDVVSNPTEQNVIDATKIYKQNNCDFIVALGGGSPIDVGKTIKVSATHDEPLEKLDDSKGGDKFIVNEMPPFFAIPTTAGTGSEVGRSSVITVKSTNKKTIIFAPKMMPDIAVLDPEVTLLLPKKLTAATGVDAFVHNLEAYIMDVFHPIADAIAKEGIYKCFKFLPIAVEDGNNAAARGEMLLASAMGATAFQKGLGINHSIAHALSVFYDTHHGLANAAVLVEVMKFNATDEKVNTKLASLGSFLGVDNNADSVIYAIEQWLLKVGMPIDLKNIGVKEEDIFGLEEYAMGDPCKPLNPKPVLTGDVTKIIKNLL
- a CDS encoding aldehyde dehydrogenase family protein, with translation MESTFKVISPIDLKVYYEGRLHNSNEIENSLILAATAQQEWKRTSLQIRKSYISKFVDEFKSNEKRICEELTWQMGRPIKYAPGEVRGTIERTLGMLDLAESSLEDIFIAEKEGFNRYIKREPLGIVFVVPAWNYPYLIAINSIVPALLAGNAVILRHSAQTPLVAERFYDAFRKSGLPEGLFQYLHLTHEDTSNVIMDPRINFVAFTGSVKGGYDIQKVAANRFIGVGLELGGKDPAYVMPDVDLNFAVENLVDGSFFNSGQSCCGIERIYVHESVYDKFIEGFIDLTKTYKLGNPLDPETTLGPVAKRSGAELTKQHIKQAIDAGARAMIDESLFPNAKADTNYLAPQVLLNVNHNMNVMYDETFGPVVGIMKVKNDDEALKLMNDSPYGLTASIWTENQDAAIKIGNQVNTGTWFMNRCDYLDPYLSWVGVKDSGRGCSLSKVGYEQLTRPKSYHLKIKH
- a CDS encoding MurR/RpiR family transcriptional regulator, coding for MNSPLNLINKRFNNLSKSEKTVAEFVQKHIDEVVLLTTQGIASRCKTSDATVIRFCRSLGYQTFNEFKTALVPELLRSGKSFIKEIDNSSKSQNITQTFSFNLKQQIDFTIDNLEINSLKQIADQIIKSKRMVIVGIGGAAGVGYIFNDSLSVLGIYSNFLSDRSIIQSIIPTLNSNDLVFAISHSGETDEIVSALKAAHEYGTVTIALTNFLSSPLTNYANYILYTSVPDNLLGSFSCQSRISQLALLELVLIEIKNKLASKKKN
- a CDS encoding metallophosphoesterase, which codes for MKQFFKINHLFLTAFFVSSSIFSQNVMQNDIVSNLVGLWEFNNSSNLTEATIGNNLVLKGNCVAVDGPTDSSGAVRIGIGSYFTSTHGILPNGGGNLVNDYTIVMDVKIPMTGKWYALYQTDISNLNDGDWFINPSGNIGIGEIGYTPKAILPNEWYRIAVSVSNGNHCTYYIDGKKSLNGNIGTLDGRFSLSSKVLFFADENAEDNIFDIAEIQLYSTDLSENEVSELGGYQHNITNSSIKTFPYLQSPTLNSIYICWSFPGNNALVEYGLTSSLGNSVIPEKIPISDENIFFNWYSAKLENLIPSTIYYYKVKTDSAESEIYKFKTQPDFNDSTSRIRLALYSDNQTNFAKFTEINDSLKSKINSLYGQNIEENLNLVFDSGDIVGNGWSLQQYLQEYLNPHHKISTSVPYMVSIGNHEEDSPYFYDIMKYEDFGGPQGEKYYSFRIGKVLIVALNSNTGYRNDTQINWLNTVLSNAQIDNSIDWIFAFNHHPGQSEIWPDGNTAYVQDKIIPTLSKYSKVDLLTYGHSHNYERGAVSDCNLRLMCIGGAGGALDRWGMYNNQQDYLEIQKAFDHHCYAILDIDVANKSYEITTYSIGNPDNPLDNVVIDKFSRNKFDETPPQEPIIISPSEDDIISNTFLLTSSEYYGTYEIMSSQFQITNNKGNYDSPILDVMRNYENIYGEPKAPNYLPNDLNENIDLTSLEVSDLNYKGDIWVRVRYRDKNLQWSSWSQEHDLVVDKVNEVKKNELVKIDQYQLYNNFPNPFNPTTKIQFDIKETGIVQLNIYNNLGEFIKEIYKGNLSPGRYSYNFDATELSSGIYYYRLITNKFSDIKKMMVLK